The sequence GTTCCTGTTGTGGGTGTAACAGGCCCAGAGGGGGCAGCTGTGAGGcagcccagggagggaggggctccTGCCTGCATGAATGCTGGGCAGCGAGGTCCATGCTACTGGTCAGTGCTGGGCAGGCTGGAGGGCAGAAAGGCAGCCCCTCGTCTCCCTTGGAGGGAGCAGGGAAGAGGCCACATCGTCACCGCTGGGCTTCCCAGCTCAGGGCACCAGGACAGGGCAGGGTCCAGGGACTCGCCTGGCCAGCATCCACCTGGCCTCCCTGTGTTCTGTGGTCTGTGCCGAGAGGCCTGGGAGGGGATGGCGGCCATTATGACATCTGTCTGTCCTGTGACAGCACGGCCCTCCCCTGGCAGGCTCTGCTCCCCCACCCATTTCCATGTGGGACCGTCCAGGGTCAGAGGCAGGGGCTGCCCAGTGCTccgtctgtgtctgtgtcctctgTCCTCTTGCCTCCGCTGGCCCCTGTCCTGCCATGGTCCCGTGTTCaccgtgtgtgtgcgtgtgtgtgcttgTTTTGATGCAGGGACCACCCTCAGCTGAAGACCCCCCCAAGTAAGCTTAATGGGCAGTCCCCGGGCCTGGCCCGCTTGGGGCTTGCCACCGGCCCCCCAGGGCCCTCCGCCAGCCCCGCCCGGCACACGCTCGTTAAGAAGGTGTCCGGCGTGGGTGGGACCACATACGAGATCTCGGTGTGAGGACTGACTGCCACCCGTCGCCGTGGCGCCATGGGAgccaggacccccccccccccagcggCTGCCCCCACTCCCAACTTCTCTGCCCTGGGAGAGGAGGCCCAGGCTTGGTGTGGACGCATCAGCGGGAGGAGAACCACGCCTCCACGGGCCTATCCCTCGTCCTCGGCCCGTGCATCCACTCATCTGCTCACCAGGGCACGGCTGGGCCAAGGGCCATGAGGCTGCAGGATCTGCGTGTTGGTGGCCCTGCTCCCACGAGCTGGGGCAGCAAGGGGGCGTGGACTGCACAGGTTGTCACCAGGCCAGTCCCTACCCACTTCCCTTACACATGGGTCACCATGGCCCAGAGATGGACAGAGAGGCCTGGGCCCCTGGCCGTCCTCCCAGACCAAGGGCCCCACCGCCCAGCTGCTCCTAACCATTGCCTTTCAGGGACCCGCTGGAAGCTTGTAGCTTGGCAAGGCCCACTCTTCTGCAGGGAGTCCAGGCCCGGCCCACAGGCACCCAGCTCCGGGACTGCTCTGGGTTCTGACGGACAGGTGCACAAATGGACAGACGGACGGACAGCCAGCTGTGGGTGGGGTCCTGGCTCCGTGTGTCTCGTCTCGCCCAGCTGGTGGGCGCGTCCCCGTGTCTGTGCGCTGAGCTGCCATGCCACGTCCCATGTGTTCACGCTCGGGCCCCCGCTGCCCCCACTGCCCGGAAACTCGCTTTAATTGAAGCCTTAATCTTTGCTTTATGCTCTTGTGGGAGGTGACGGGGGCAGGGGGAGCGGGCACAGGAGGCCGGATGCCACCACAGGGGGCCCACGCGACCCCGAGTCCCCTCCCTGCAAACTGGAGACCCCCACCCGAGGCATGCAAAGTCCAGGCCCTGCTGGAGCCTGGGCGCCCACGTGGAAAGCACATCGGGGAGGGGTCGGAGTTTTGTCTGGCGCCAGGGACCCGAGAGTAAGCACACGGCAGCGTCCGCTTGCGTTgtgtctgttttatgtttttatatctacatctatatatctataattttattaaaaaaagaaaaagagtcattTCGATCCTTTCCTTGAGCAAGGCCAGGGGCTCTGGGCGGGGGCAGAGGGGGTCAGGCTCCGGGAGAGGTGGTGGCGGACAGTCCGGGCGTGGACGTTCTGCGTGGGTGTTTCCGTGGACTGAAGCCATGTTGGAGGcctggtgggtgggggctggccGGCGGTTCTCTGGCTGACCAGCGTGAGGCTTCCCTGGGTCTGCGTCATCCCTGGCAGTAGCAGGGCGTTTGGAGAGAAGCTGGGGCTGTAGCCGCCCCAGGGGCCCAGGATCCCAGGAGCAGGGAGTGCCCGCCCGTGCTGCAGCTGCGCGGACTGGAACTCATCTCCCGTCCCCCCTGCAAGTGTCTGGGGTGGGGACATCGGGAATCCACAGCTTTTCAGGGGCTGGGGGactggggcaggggctggcccCGCGTGGTAGGCCAGCGGGTCCTCAGACCCTGAACCGGGCAGCTCTGCCCCTTGCTGACCTCCgcctttctgcttctctctcacGGGACGCTGCAACCCGCAGGGGGCGGATCGGCACCTGCAGCCGTGGATGGGGGCGGCGTGGCCAACCCAGGGTGCCCCCTGGCCTGCACCTGTGCCACCTTGGCCTCCCGGTGGACCGCCCGTCACTGCGGGTCCCCTGGAGCCCGGCCACTGGGGTGCCCCCCCGGGGGGCCGTGTGCCGTCTACACTCGGCCGCCTCCAGCCTCTTCCCCAGCCTCTCAGGGCCCGAGCGGGACACCAAGTAGGAGACTCCGGGGCCCAAGAGGCCAGGCTGCCGCAGACCCTAGGGTGTGGGCTGGGGGTCCCCTCTCCACCAGCTGCACCTTGACTGACCCCGAGCCCACCAGGGCCCGTGACCCTGTGCCCTCCCAGCTCAGGAAGTCCCCACCTGCTGCAGAGGGTCCGAAACCCCAGGTGGgggccctggagctgctggaaccAGCACAGCCTTCCCGGGTGTCACCATTACCTGACTCCTGCCTGACCAAGCACTTTACACGCCACTTCCTCCCAGGGAGCCCCGGCCTCTGTGGGTTGGGCTGGGTGGGGGTCTCAGGTCGCCCCTGCAGGTCACTACACTCCCCCCTCCCTGCACCCAGCACATGAACAGATGCCTTAAGCTCCTGGAGCCGCCAGCTGGAGGAGACCCCAGCCCACCGGCCCTGCCCGGGTGGTCTTCACTCCTTCACTCTGAGATGTTGCACCTGGCGAGCTCAGAGGGCCCTGCCACCCCCAGCCTTGCAGCCCCCAGCCGGCTGGGCCTGGATGCTcccaggggcagggccaggccctggCCGTCCCCTCTGCCTGGGCAGCGGCTCTGTTTCTCCCACTTGGGGATGAGCAGCCACAAAGCTATTCTCTATTGTTCTAAAAGGTATTGCCCCGCCCCAGTTTAATgcactaaataaaatttttggtGTTTACCTCCATGGCTCTGTCCACCAGCGTGGTCCCCCTGTCCTCCAAGCCTCGGGGAAGCGCCAGGAGGCTGGACTGGACAGGGAccctgggatggggagggaacAGGAGCCGGGGGCCGGGTGGTGGCTGGGCCGGTTTGGGAAGGGGGGTGGTCGGCCAGACAGGGACGTGGGTTATGTGAAGGGTCAGCAGAGCCTGGGCTGAGAACCTGATCCCCGAGGTCCGCCAGTCCCAGGGGTGAGGCCTGAGGACCTCACTTTCAGTGGAGTCCCTTCTGCACACCTTCTGCTCAGAGCCCTTCTGGTGGCCAGGGCGGTCTGGGGGCGTCCTGCGGAGAGGCTGCCCTGGCAGCGGATGGGGCTTGGGGGACGAGGCAGGGGCGCCACCCCTAGGGACCCTCACTGCAAGATCGGCCTCAGAAGGCGGCAAAGCCTCCTGTGCCCCCGCTCCCGTTTCCATGGAAACAAGTGCACAGGCCTTGTGTCACTACTATATGTCCAGCTGCAGGCCCAGCCCTCAGGACAGACCCCGCCTCCACCCTCCTCCAAGGCTCCGGGCTGGGAAGATGTGTGGCAGTGCCATGAGCGGGGACTGGCACGGCCGCTGGGCACCCTGGGCCACACCGGCCGCCTTGCTTCCTCCTCGCTGGGGCTGCTCGGCCTCCGGCCTAGAAGGGCAGGAAGTCGTCCACCTCAAGGCGCAGGAACGGGCCCAGCAGGGTCCGGAGCTTCCAGACGGTGGCGCGGCTCAGCAGGGGCGGCACCAGCCCCTCGAAGGGCGCGGGGTCCACCACGTACACGTAGGCGGCAGTGCAGGCTAGCAGGGCACCCAGCAGCAACCTCAGGGCCAGCAGCCTGTGGACGGCAGTGGTCAGGGGGCGGGGGCGCCCAGGGGACGGTCCCTGGGGACTGGGCTCTGCCCTTGAGCTCGGACAGCCACCTACCAGAGCTGGCGTTTGAGGCCCTCAGAACATCCCAGCTGCGTCCGCGCCTTCTGCAGGAGAGGGGCTGAGTCAGAGCAAGTTCCTACTCTCTCCCAGGACAAGGGTGATTCTGGTCACAGGGATCCTCTCCCGCTCCCTGAGTGGGGCCTCCagggagagggtggggtgggggacttACCCCTATGCACACCATCTGCTGCTCCTTCCTGACCTGGGTGCAGCACTGGGCCCGTTccctggcgggggggtggggcgcACAGTCAGCGCCACGTGTACCCCCCACCTCAGCCTGGCACCACCTGGTCTGGTGCAGGGGAATTGGGGAGGGGTCAGGGATTGGTCCACCCCATCCTGACCCGGACACCTACCCCCATCCCGGCCCAGCCAGGCCCTGCTCGCTCCCAACCCTGCACATCACCCCAAAATCTCCAGCTGGATGTCCTCCATCTGGTTCAGTACACCCCGGATGTCCTTCTTGAGGTTCTGGGGGGCAGAGAGGGTAAAGCTGGTCCCCCAaccccactgcccccacccagccccctcATCCTCTGGGTGTCGCCTTTAGGGACCTACCAGGAGCCCGGTGGCCTGGTTGTTCAGGGCCATGTGTACTTCGGCCACGCCGTCCCACACCTGGTGGGAGGGTGGAGGCTGGGTCACGCCCCAAGGAGCGGGACCCACGCAGGATGCATGTCACAGGTGGGTGCCCCAGCGCCCCCTCCCACCCTTGCAGGTGGGCACCTCGGTGATGGCCATCTTCTTCCTCTCAAAGGACAGTCGGATCTGCTGCAGCTCGTTCTGGGGGCAGGCACAgtgtgggcagagggagggccGGCGGGTGGTCAGCTCCTACCTCCCCGCACGCCCCCGGTCCCTGGGGCCCACCTGGGACTGTTGCACGAAGGACTCTTTCCCCCGGCACAGCTCCTGCCGCAGCAGCTGCAGAGGGGCACTGTCCTCCAGGGGCCGGGCACTGGCCTGCTCAAGGGGCTGCAGAGGAGCCACCGGCTCAGCCCCAAGGCCATCGGCAACATCCGTGGTCAAAGACTGCTTaggagtggggtgggggtagCGCATGGAGCCACAGGGAGCTCCCCAGAGCCTCCCATTGTCCTGCTGGGGCTGCACCCTGCCACACACTCACCCAGGTCAGGGCCGTGCAGCTCGAGTGCTCCGGGCACAAGGGCAGGAACTGCTGCCCTGGCCCCAGGAGGGCCCCCAGCTGCTCCTGCAGGTCCTGGTTCTGCCTTTTCTGGGGATGGCGGCAGAGAGATGGGAACAGCCACTTCACAGGCAGGAGGCCGAAGGGGGCGGTGGTGGAGGGCTTGGGGCCTGGGAGGGCTGGGAGCGCACTCACCAGATTCTGGTTCTCCTGCTCCATCTGGAGAAACGACTGCTCTGCAGGCCCCAGGAGTACGCTCTGGAGCTGGGAGGGGGCTGCCCTGGGTGAGGCCGGGATCCCTGCCCCCGGGGTCAGGGGCGGGCAAGGGCAGGATCTGGGCCCTGAGCTgggccccgccccctgcctggGTGTCCCCTGCTCTCGGCCTGAGTGCAGgggccagccccaccccagccccatctcTACTTGTCCTTGTCTCGCCCCCGCCGGGTGGTCTcgtggcctctgccgctgcatcTCTCCCTCTTCACCTGTGATAAAGTTCCCAGGTACCTCGTCACCGACCCtgggccccccaccccctgtccccGGGGCCGGGAAAGGCCTGGCAGACTCCACTGAGTGGGTGGAGCTGAGAGGCATCATGCAGGGCCACCTTACAAACCCCTAGCAGGGTGGGTCCAGGCATCCTCCATGGCTGCTCgaagctgggggttgggggcacTGTGGGTGGGAGTGGCCACGGGGTCCCAGGGTTTTCGGCCCCTCCATACCTCCCTGTGACCCCTTCCTGACCCCAGGTCCAGGCTTTGGCCTGGCCTGACCTGCCACCCTCTTACTGAGGGCCCTCTGGGTGTCATGGCTCACAGGTGCCTCAGGGACACCTGTCACAAAGGCCTGGGCATGGCCAGGGAGGTCATAATGGGCTGGGGCGGTGGTCAGAGCAGGGCTGGCAGGGCCCCTCCCACCATGTCCCTGTTCCTCAAGTAACCTCAGGGGGTCACCCCCTCTGCATCGTCCCCACCACACCCACCTCagctattttcttaaaatgtacaGCAGATCATGCAGACACGTGGTTAGAACAAAGTCAAACAACAGGAAGTGTCCAGTGtgaccctgcccccagcctgtgATCCCAGTGGCTGAGATCTTTCTGGAGGTGGCCGCACGTCTCATGGTCTCTCTCTCTTCACACAGAAGAGATCATCCTGCAGCCTGGCTTTTTCACGTAACGTATCTCCAAGGTTTTTTTAGaaatcatttattgaacattcgATGGTCCTGCAAGGACTATTATTATCCTCTCCCTGTAGGCGGGGGACTGAGGCCTGAAGACACTTGCCTGAGGCCATGGCCTATTCAGTGATGGGACCAGAGTCCAGCCTGCTCTTCACCACTTTGGGGGTCTTTTCAGTGACAGCAGAGCACGCCTCTCATGCGGAGCCAgatccagcccctgccccccaatggtttctcctcccttcctacaACATCGTGTTGTGCTATCTGCCCCACTGCATCCCCGATGCTCCTGGAGCCCCTGCCTCACATCCTCCTCTTTCTCAGTTCCCTCCCTTGTTCTGTGGAAGCACATCCTCAAGCAGCATCCTCAGAAAGGTGGGTCGGTGGAAACCCGAGTGCCTGTGTGGTGGAAACAGCCGCAAATCCCTCCTGTCCCCGGGTCCTTGGCCCTCTGCAATGTGACCCTGGGTTCTGGGCTAGCCTGGGAGTTCGCTTGGGCCAGTGGAGTCGTACCAGCAGAGGCCTGAACAGTGCTTGTGTGTTGGGCTGTGACTGTCCTGCTGCTCTGGGGACCCTCTGTGGTGGGAGGGGGGCATGGCCTTACTCTCAGATACCAGGTCGTGGGGAGGGAAGCTCTGGTCATCCCAGCGGGTCCCCAGCTGCCAGAAGCTGGGTTGAAGAGCCCAGCGAGACCACAGAGACCCACCCCGTGGGGCCGGCCAAGTCGCCAAGGCCCGACTGACTTGTGCTTGTTTTAGTCTCTGAGATTGGGAGCCATCTGCCCCTTGGGACTAGATCATGAGACACCTCACAAGTCTGAAAGCATCTTACTCTGACCTCACGcttgttggctgtgagtttgggCAGAGTCAGCTCAGAGGGCATTTTCCCACAGGAATTCAGGGGCCCCACAGTCCCTGGAGCTGCTGCCCGCAGGCCGTGCTGCGATCATGCTTTAAAATTTCAAGACATCTCCATTGTTCTTTGCGTGcccttattcttttttcagaGCTTCCTGTTCTGTTTTAGGGATAACGTGGATTTTGGAGGGAGGGGAACTTTTGCTTcctgctttttctctttgtggttctttttttctgtttggtaGGACTTCCTATTAGGCCCTGTCCTCAAATGTCTGGCTTTTCTACTCCTGTGCATAGGGGGCAGGATGGAGCTGAGGAGTTTCTCTCCCCGTTAGCAGCTGGGGTGTCCCAGAGTCAGTCCCCTGGAAGGAAGGCCTTCTGCCTCTGGGCAGACATCTGGAGAGGGGGACAGCTTGGGGAGTTTGCCTGGCAGTCCCCGTGTCACCTGCCGTCCCTCATACATGCTGGAGGCCACCCCAAGCCGTCCCATAGCCAGCCCAGTTTTGCTGCCCTGCCTCATCCACACCCAGGTGATGTCAGACCCTGTCCTGCTATGTCAGTCCCCGCTTCCCGTCTGAAGAAGTCTGTCAAAATCCCTTATCTGCTGGTGGTCTCACTCCTGTCCTCTTTGTAGGACAGATACACTACAGGGGCTGCCGGACGGGGGCCACCCACAGAGGAGGGGGCATGCACAGCCCACAGGCTGTGTCCACCTGGACACAGGTGGCCCAGCCCCAGGAGGTCACTCTGTTTCTAGGGGTGCATCTGTGAAGCATTAGCAACAGGCTCTGGCTGGGGATGGGCCGGGAAAGATGGGCCTGGAGCCCCACTCAGGCATCAGCGGCCCCCTGAACTCTCCCCTGAGCAGACTCTGCTTAGCCaccaggggaggagggggcctccggggtggggcagggggtggctccCTGTCAGGTGCCAGCAGGTGCCTGGGAACGTTAAATGGGGAGAGGGAATCTCCTCATGGAGACTGGGGAACCCCTGTAATAACAGCAAGGACAGTGGCGGCAACCCGGGGACTGCTAGCAGAGGCCTCAAGTCTCAGGAGCCAGGCAGGGCACCCAggcggggctgcaggaggggGTGCCTGGGACACCCGATGACACAGGAGCCTCGGCCCCACCCACCGTGTCCCGGCCTGGAACCCCATGCTCCTGGATGCAACATTTACCCTGGCTGCGCCCCATCTGGGAAGTTTGCTGGTGGCTCACAGCCCAGCCCTGAAGAACCCAACACCCTGAAACCTTCCTCACACCCTCCCTGTGGTCCTTGCTAAGTGGCCCTGAGCTTGAGAATGGCCCAAAGGGTGGGGGACTCTCAGAGGGAACCTCAGCTTTGGTGGCATTTCCACAAATGGGGACAGGTAAGGTAATGTATGCGGGGCACCCTGCAAATCCGTGttgattggggtgggggggggtctgAATTGAGTCAGGGCTCCAGGATGGGGCGGGGGTTAGTCTGCATCGTCAGATTTCCTTGCCATGGTGGGAAGCGAGGCTCAAGTGCGTTGTGGAAAGAGCCAGGCCAAGGCCCTCCTTGTCATGCAGCATGCACCTCCCTGGACACCAGTTGCCATGGCAGCTGCTTCCTGCCCAAGTTGCCATGACGCCCAATAGCCTCAGGGAGCCTGGAGCCTGTGAGTAGGGGTTGGGCtgcggagggagaggaggtgtggaggCCCGCGTCCTTCCTGCTCCTGCCAGGACTCACCGTGGCCTCGACATTCAAGACCCCACGCTTATTTCCAAAGCTGGGAAACAGACCTGGAACTTGGGGTCCCTGGACCAGCCACAGACTCTCAGGAGGAGTCCCATCTCTGTATCCCCTAGCCAGGGCCCTGGCCCAGAACCACCCCCTCCAGCCCTCAGACCCTCAGGCCCTGCAGGCTTCCTGGAGCAGCCCCAGGCTGGGGATCACCCCCTTCTCTGGGGCTTCAGGTCACTCATGGGATCTCACCTCCTCCCTGGCGGTTCTCCTCCCAGAGCCTCCCAGTTCTCCTGTGCTCTGAGTTTGTAGCAGACACAGATGGCCTGAGGCTGGGGCCCATGGGGCTCTGAGGGTGGTCTTGTGCCCTCTTGGGGCACAAAGGGGTGGTTAGGCCCATAACCAGGAGGACAGGTCCACTGGGTGTGACTGTGTGAGGGGGGGCGGCCTGGGGAGTGACCGCCCCACCCCAGGGCCAGAGGGCAGGCACACTGCAGGCAAGTGGTCACAGGCAGCTGAGCGCTGGgcagctccctcccctccccagcctgtggGGCAGCCCTTCGGGAGGGAAAACAGGCTGGGGGTGGGCCCTGGGAATGGGTGCAGGTGAAGGTGAGAGGAGGTGCTGGGGGTGGGCCCATGGGGTCCTCCCACAGTGGTTCTATTTCAGAGGCTGTGACTGAGCAGCTCCCAGGGCATGGGCTTGGCAGGCCATTTGTCTCCCCTCCCTCGGTGACTCTTTGGACAGCTGctgctcacattttctatttaAGAATCAGAGGAGACTGTACATTTGAGATTCACCATGAGATAGTGtcaaaatgtattttatcatAAGATCTACAAATAATTTTCTGACAAATCTGTG is a genomic window of Balaenoptera ricei isolate mBalRic1 chromosome 14, mBalRic1.hap2, whole genome shotgun sequence containing:
- the CCDC188 gene encoding LOW QUALITY PROTEIN: coiled-coil domain-containing protein 188 (The sequence of the model RefSeq protein was modified relative to this genomic sequence to represent the inferred CDS: substituted 1 base at 1 genomic stop codon), which gives rise to MEGPKTLGPRGHSHPQCPQPPASSSHGGCLDPPCXGFVRWPCMMPLSSTHSVESARPFPAPGTGGGGPRVGDEVPGNFITGEEGEMQRQRPRDHPAGARQGQVEMGLGWGWPLHSGREQGTPRQGAGPSSGPRSCPCPPLTPGAGIPASPRAAPSQLQSVLLGPAEQSFLQMEQENQNLKRQNQDLQEQLGALLGPGQQFLPLCPEHSSCTALTWPLEQASARPLEDSAPLQLLRQELCRGKESFVQQSQNELQQIRLSFERKKMAITEVWDGVAEVHMALNNQATGLLNLKKDIRGVLNQMEDIQLEILGERAQCCTQVRKEQQMVCIGKARTQLGCSEGLKRQLWLLALRLLLGALLACTAAYVYVVDPAPFEGLVPPLLSRATVWKLRTLLGPFLRLEVDDFLPF